The following are encoded in a window of Anaerolineales bacterium genomic DNA:
- a CDS encoding SH3 domain-containing protein yields MNSQKETTGRGRLRWAFGIALWLVLGMLLAACGGGATPTQPPIVPPTEPVLVPTAVPPVSPAPGPTAMPLEAQPVVPTAQEGQPSAVANYNTWIYGGPGPDYVVYAAFLGANTAQVVGKTQDGLWWAISVPAAPSQNGWVEGSWVTVSNVDNVSVLPAPPVPPTTDLVPPAAGDPQATALVNTYVRSGPGGTYPAYGVAPAGATARVIGRSSDGAWWVVRLDPSKVGAGYGWVSASTVQASNVDSIPVIEAPPAPPTVPPSAPPAGAAAATASDYVYVRSGAGTCFAAYGVAPPGSTGEIAGKSSDGQWWQVKIPAEFAASGAGWVSAAYVTTANTGNVPAVTTEPCAEVPVPPPGTYACYLQSQTPADYSAMAPDTDFTMTWVLSNTSTETWSNGVLEFIQSGSGGDLHTGSDTIGLASEVAPGGSTTAAVPGRTAGSTGSYGELWQILSGDKTVCEFWMIVNVVE; encoded by the coding sequence ATGAACTCACAAAAGGAGACAACGGGTAGAGGGCGGCTGCGCTGGGCCTTCGGGATTGCACTTTGGTTGGTGCTCGGCATGCTGCTAGCCGCGTGCGGCGGGGGTGCAACCCCCACCCAGCCGCCGATCGTGCCGCCGACGGAGCCAGTGCTGGTGCCGACGGCGGTTCCACCTGTAAGCCCGGCGCCAGGCCCAACCGCCATGCCGCTCGAGGCCCAGCCGGTCGTTCCCACGGCCCAGGAAGGACAACCCTCGGCCGTCGCCAACTACAACACCTGGATCTATGGTGGGCCCGGCCCAGACTACGTTGTCTACGCCGCCTTCTTGGGGGCGAACACGGCTCAGGTCGTTGGCAAGACCCAGGACGGCCTGTGGTGGGCCATCAGCGTCCCGGCCGCGCCCAGCCAGAACGGCTGGGTTGAAGGCAGCTGGGTCACCGTATCCAACGTCGACAACGTTTCAGTGCTTCCAGCTCCTCCTGTCCCGCCGACCACGGATCTCGTGCCGCCGGCAGCTGGCGATCCGCAGGCCACCGCCCTGGTGAACACCTATGTCCGCTCCGGCCCGGGCGGGACTTACCCGGCCTACGGCGTGGCGCCCGCCGGGGCGACGGCGCGGGTGATCGGCAGGAGCTCGGACGGTGCATGGTGGGTCGTCCGGCTGGATCCGTCAAAGGTGGGCGCCGGGTACGGGTGGGTGAGTGCGTCCACCGTCCAGGCAAGCAATGTCGACTCGATCCCGGTGATCGAGGCTCCCCCGGCGCCACCGACGGTGCCGCCGTCAGCGCCTCCGGCAGGCGCGGCCGCGGCCACCGCCAGCGACTATGTCTACGTCCGCTCGGGCGCTGGGACCTGCTTCGCGGCCTATGGCGTTGCGCCTCCAGGATCGACGGGTGAGATCGCCGGCAAGAGCTCGGATGGGCAGTGGTGGCAGGTGAAGATCCCGGCCGAGTTCGCGGCCAGCGGCGCGGGCTGGGTCAGCGCCGCCTACGTGACGACCGCCAACACCGGGAATGTCCCGGCGGTCACGACGGAGCCCTGCGCCGAGGTGCCTGTGCCTCCCCCGGGAACGTACGCCTGCTATCTGCAGTCGCAGACTCCGGCGGACTACTCGGCCATGGCACCCGACACGGACTTCACCATGACCTGGGTCCTGTCGAATACGAGCACCGAGACCTGGTCCAACGGCGTGCTGGAGTTCATCCAGTCCGGTTCCGGTGGTGACCTGCACACCGGATCCGACACGATCGGCTTGGCGAGCGAAGTTGCACCCGGCGGCAGCACCACCGCCGCGGTTCCGGGGCGGACCGCGGGGAGCACCGGGAGCTACGGCGAACTGTGGCAGATCCTGTCGGGGGACAAGACGGTCTGCGAGTTCTGGATGATCGTCAACGTCGTCGAATGA